The Apium graveolens cultivar Ventura chromosome 6, ASM990537v1, whole genome shotgun sequence genome contains a region encoding:
- the LOC141666717 gene encoding uncharacterized protein LOC141666717 isoform X2: MVITLDMGLLVAGTKYRGEFEERPKKLMFRTLLSLLKEGSLLRLCDKTPDSEMQYDDDQEDGYHPCASKMKRIKLPTKSFDDYQKVDHSLVPQKLRSGREDNYRRA, encoded by the exons ATG GTTATAACCCTTGATATGGGTCTTCTTGTTGCTGGAACAAAATATCGTGGAGAATTTGAAGAGAGGCCAAAGAAGCTTATGTTCAGGACCCTTCTCTCCTTGCTCAAAGAAGGGAGTTTATTAAG ACTTTGTGACAAAACCCCTGATTCTGAAATGCAATATGATGATGATCAAGAGGATGGATATCACCCCTGTGCTAGTAAAATGAAGAGAATTAAATTACCCACAAAG TCTTTTGATGACTACCAGAAAGTTGATCATTCATTGGTTCCTCAAAAACTAAGATCAG GGAGAGAAGACAATTATAGAAGAGCCTAA
- the LOC141666717 gene encoding uncharacterized protein LOC141666717 isoform X1 has protein sequence MVITLDMGLLVAGTKYRGEFEERPKKLMFRTLLSLLKEGSLLRLCDKTPDSEMQYDDDQEDGYHPCASKMKRIKLPTKSFDDYQKVDHSLVPQKLRSDELVYINVVGGELV, from the exons ATG GTTATAACCCTTGATATGGGTCTTCTTGTTGCTGGAACAAAATATCGTGGAGAATTTGAAGAGAGGCCAAAGAAGCTTATGTTCAGGACCCTTCTCTCCTTGCTCAAAGAAGGGAGTTTATTAAG ACTTTGTGACAAAACCCCTGATTCTGAAATGCAATATGATGATGATCAAGAGGATGGATATCACCCCTGTGCTAGTAAAATGAAGAGAATTAAATTACCCACAAAG TCTTTTGATGACTACCAGAAAGTTGATCATTCATTGGTTCCTCAAAAACTAAGATCAG ATGAATTGGTGTACATCAATGTTGTGGGTGGAGAATTAGTATAA
- the LOC141666717 gene encoding uncharacterized protein LOC141666717 isoform X3 produces the protein MGLLVAGTKYRGEFEERPKKLMFRTLLSLLKEGSLLRLCDKTPDSEMQYDDDQEDGYHPCASKMKRIKLPTKSFDDYQKVDHSLVPQKLRSDELVYINVVGGELV, from the exons ATGGGTCTTCTTGTTGCTGGAACAAAATATCGTGGAGAATTTGAAGAGAGGCCAAAGAAGCTTATGTTCAGGACCCTTCTCTCCTTGCTCAAAGAAGGGAGTTTATTAAG ACTTTGTGACAAAACCCCTGATTCTGAAATGCAATATGATGATGATCAAGAGGATGGATATCACCCCTGTGCTAGTAAAATGAAGAGAATTAAATTACCCACAAAG TCTTTTGATGACTACCAGAAAGTTGATCATTCATTGGTTCCTCAAAAACTAAGATCAG ATGAATTGGTGTACATCAATGTTGTGGGTGGAGAATTAGTATAA